From the genome of Fundulus heteroclitus isolate FHET01 chromosome 9, MU-UCD_Fhet_4.1, whole genome shotgun sequence, one region includes:
- the LOC105921724 gene encoding afadin- and alpha-actinin-binding protein gives MPESSQVKDAPSCSVECRTPPLRQFSQSSLPLHRNSHRLSTFCTEHNLQECLSHISQEVSLLGLSPVWSESDGGSQLNVVAVLNCMYDLIQLHHRSLRTLENMEVEQLKLSSNVDYLKISNTHLKEEVELSKRQNTGLLERERQLQLKLKSLQNCLKNEKEEVQKLQNIISSRACQYNHEMKRREREFNKLKERLNQLLADKKERKQAIDVLNNIGRADGRRSLWKTEKTEAKHEGEMYRTLLSDYDMRQRELVLENAELWKVMQQMKKEMVSILKSRKLALKGGKQELNGMQAASDDEDEEVFDSSKESLELYCIHAREKLTNSIRLQWRRFKSHVEILDSQVSLTQMSESKNTDGVLRESQEEEMDRLKKEIQQCKDFIQTQQQLLQRQLSSPCDDDSASLQNDGYMLQEKKRLAEELKSLEEQKKIFERERRNFTEAAIRLSHERKSFEEDRATWLKQQFLSMSPFENSKQLHLSNSASALMITETEVSPPMAPETTNEWQSDLDSRTSRSVSLTSSSTADLDLCLTPENGSSKHRKLEHFEESSHLCEDVPLRCKQWRESDDLSSHSLTQENSTI, from the exons ATGCCAGAGTCCTCTCAGG TCAAGGACGCTCCCTCCTGCTCTGTTGAATGTAGAACACCCCCCTTGAGGCAGTTCAGCCAGTCATCGCTGCCACTCCACAGAAACTCCCATAGGCTCAGCACCTTCTGCACAGAGCACAATCTGCAGGAATGCCTGTCTCACATCAGTCAG GAGGTGTCATTGCTGGGCCTCTCCCCCGTCTGGTCCGAGTCGGACGGCGGCTCACAGCTGAATGTTGTGGCTGTGCTGAATTGCATGTATGACCTGATTCAGTTACACCACAGGAGCTTGAGAACGCTGGAAAACATGGAAGTGGAGCAGCTGAAACTCAGTAGCAACGTGGATTACCTGAAGATCAGTAACACTCATCTAAAG GAAGAGGTTGAACTTTCCAAAAGACAAAACACGGGATTGCTCGAGAGAGAAcgacagctgcagctgaaactGAAGAGTCTCCAGAACTGcctgaaaaatgaaaaagaagag GTGCAAAAACTGCAGAACATAATCTCGAGCCGCGCCTGTCAGTACAATCACGAAATGAAAAGGAGGGAGAGAGAATTTAACAAACTGAAGGAGCGACTGAATCAACTCCTGGCTGACAAAAAGGAGAGGAAACAAG cgATTGACGTGCTAAACAACATAGGAAGAGCCGATGGCAGGAGAAGCCTTTGGAAAACTGAAAAGACAGAGGCGAA GCATGAGGGGGAGATGTATCGGACTCTTCTGAGCGACTACGACATGAGGCAGAGGGAGCTCGTTCTGGAAAATGCAGAACTGTGGAAGGTGATGCAGCAGATGAAGAAAGAGATGGTGTCCATCTTGAAGTCAAGAAAACTGGCCCTGAAAGGAGGAAAGCAGGAACTTAATGGCATGCAG GCTGCCTCAGACGATGAAGACGAGGAGGTGTTTGACTCCAGTAAGGAAAGTTTAGAGCTGTATTGTATTCATGCCAGGGAGAAGCTGACCAACAGTATTCGCCTCCAGTGGAGAAGATTTAAGAGCCATGTTGAAATACTGGACAGCCAag TATCTTTGACTCAGATGTCGGAATCTAAAAATACTGACGGTGTCCTTCGTGAGAgtcaggaggaggagatggacaGACTAAAGAAGGAGATCCAGCAGTGTAAAGATTTCAttcaaacacagcagcagctcctACAG AGGCAGCTGAGCTCTCCGTGCGATGACGACTCAGCATCACTGCAGAACGATGGCTACATGCTGCAGGAGAAGAAGCGCCTCGCCGAGGAATTGAAGAGCTTAGAGGAACAGAAGAAGATCTTTGAGAGGGAAAGGAGGAACTTTACTGAAGCGGCTATTAGATTGAGCCATGAG AGGAAGAGTTTTGAGGAAGATCGGGCGACATGGCTCAAACAGCAGTTTCTAAGCATGAGCCCTTTTGAAAACTCAAAGCAACTTCATCTGTCGAACTCTGCAAGTGCCTTAATGATCA CTGAAACAGAAGTCAGTCCACCAATGGCTCCAGAAACGACCAACGAATGGCAATCAGACTTGGATTCTCGGACATCCAGATCTGTCTCTCTCACATCGTCTTCCACAGCAGACTTGGACCTTTGCCTTACTCCAGAAAATGG CTcatcaaaacacagaaaattgGAACACTTTGAGGAATCGAGCCACCTCTGCGAAGACGTTCCTCTGCGGTGCAAACAGTGGAGGGAGAGCGACGACCTCAGCAGCCATTCACTCACACAGGAGAACAGCACTATATGA